The region gaaattattacattattgggttttTATTACATTCTTGATGGAGTCAAGtgcaaattaatttataatGTCAGAAAATCATTACATTAAAAGGTGAGACAAGCCCAAACGGTGAAATTTGAGTGCCAAATTATTGTTAATTttcgtgtttgttttttgggcaaAGTGTGAAGCTTAGTTAGCCCTGCCTACTCTGAACACCCAACAAAGCAGATATACCATGATGGAAGTGTGATAATATTTGGCATGGTCTAGTTCATTTTGTGTCTATTTGGCTTAGATAGCAATTTTCAATTTCATGTTTAAGACCACATGTCTGTTTTTGTGCAAGGTATAAATTATTTTGAAGATCCATGTTCTGTGTTTTGTCCCACAAATGGCAGTGATAGGAATGCTACATTATAAATAGTCCAAAAACACTAGTTGAGTATCTTACATAAAGGACAACTAAACTTGTGACAGAATAATGAATTTTAACTTTACCTTATCAGGGTCTTTACTATCACTGTCCCAAAAAGAGTCCCCAGAGCTCCCTGTAAATCCTGGTAGCCCAACAGACATGACAGGTGGGGGTGTCTGCGCGCATCCACCACCAAGGGTGGGGTGCAGGTGAGAGGGCGGCGTTTTAGTGCAACCAACTAATGGCAGAGAGCTTTGGAGGATGAACTGTGCTGGACTCAATGCAGGCGGTGGGGGCAGagtgggagggggaggagggttCTGGGATGAGGTCAAGGAGGCAGCTGATGGGGCCTGAGACTGACTCTGGTTTGCTTGTGACAGGATCTGCATTTAAGACAGGAGACcaggaaattaaaatgaaattacaaCACAGCTCTAATGAAATGAGTGCTAAAGAaagatttgaataaaaaaaaaacgttttaatttaaaagatgtgagtgcattgaatcaaaacaaatggaatcattccattttaaaatatattgagaCACTTATTGAATCAGCTCGGAACTCTTCTGAAAATATTAGAGATGCATGATAACGATCGGATTGATATTGGGAAAAAATGATGTCACATTGATCAGTTTGATATCAACAAAACTGGAACGAAAACAAGAGCCGCCTCTAATACACCAATATTCGTAAAGATGTAAACATGGCGCGGctgtgttctatacaaaatgtgtattttatgaaCACACGGAAAAAAGATCatacaaaattgccattaatatcattcaattttaaagaaaaatgctatataaacataatctaaaaaatattttttaatgttatgcatcaaaagtacttaGCCATCAGTATTGATTTATAACAGCAGTAAGTTATTGTTTCAGCAGAGAAAAACAATTATCATGCATCCCGAGAAAAAAGTACTACAATAGTGCAACTTGTACAGAGTAATTGGAAAAACACAGATTTGGAGGAAAAGGTAACTGATGTCTGATGATCATGACTGGAGTATGATTATATTTACTTGGTGCCCATACATTCAAGCATAAGAGCCAAAGATGGTTTTCCTCTCACCTGGCTGGTTGCTTGGATGAACTCTTGTGCTTTCGCTCTGCTGGCAATATTTGCCTCCTCCATTTTGAAGAGTAGAGCAGTTACTGAGAGGATAAACAATGCGAGGACTTATGGTTACAAGTTGTGAGAAACGTTTTACTACAGAGCCATTAAATATATTCTATGTCTCCaccagacataaaaaaaaaatccagactaGAATACAAAGATACTATTGGTTGTAGGACAAAAGGGTGCACGCTGTGATATAGGACCTAACTAATGAATTGGCATAGGCCGATTATCAGTTTAACAGCTTACGTTGATTTTAAAAGTCAAGTCGAAAATTTCCTTTACAATGTTCTATGCActcacactagtctaaacacagaatttgtggaatatgaattgcagcaaaatccacccgtttttatccatccgtgagggcggccattttgccacttgccatcaactgaaaatgacaacgcAGGTGGCTAAGGCTCAGGTAAAAACCTCAGTTCACCTCTTTTCTGTgtatggtcatgtgacgttcacaagctaagccctgtgtttagactagtggggttgcaaagaacaatttcaacttgacttttcattttaaaagttaagGTTTCAATCACACGGGAAACCGTCCATCACTGGTACtgtgttcttgtattttttGAGGGCACTTCTAAACAatttgattggctgcttgcagagcaCTCTCAATGACCAGTCTTTGAAGTTAATGATGAGAGGCCAGTTGCTTTCCCTCCTAAACCCCTCCCCCCCTTTCTTTTCCGGTTGAAGGGCAGACGTGAGCAGATGAGGAGAGGAAGAAAAGTACTTGCACAGATGCTTTTTTGCTGTCGATTAACTCGAAGAGTTAATGATGATGctccactgtaaatgtcaaacttggaaacaactttaatgAAGCATaaccaccagtagatgacatcattgccccattctatatgaaataaacacagtttgagagtccatgggaatactggctgcattttgtgcaacaTACATTTTTCTCCTGTAGATTataaaagcctgtactgggggaattccagtcgcaacgcagtagacacgtccacatcaagattttgcagtaataaatgtaataataatgcatatatttgtggagactggagtcaagttgtattttacaattttaaaaatgtgcagaatttcacaagttactttatgttaaagattagatagctcttagtatgaaaagaaaaatgaatggtcaccatcttataaatgcaattatgccatctagtggcagaaatatgacctcaacacaaatcaatatcacactcgttcttttacagtacagtacatcttttcaattttaactcaattttatgaattattatgaaattattgtatcaatgactaagatgcagccatatttaaattagtttaacattcttttCCACTTGTATCTTAAGATTATGAAAATTTAGGATtatgtgcgattaattgtgagttatctattgaaatcatgtgattaattaagatttaaattttcaatcgcctgacacccGTTAGATAAAAACATGAATAAGAGCAATGTGTTGTGTGGCAAAACTGCTTTGttaaattaatcaaaaacaaatctcaagtatgaatattgtatattaaaaaaactaaaacatatcAAACTTCTGTTAACTAATGGAGCAAACTCACATGCTAGTACCCCTCCAGTTGTGCAGTCCACCCCTGTCTGCAGACTCCATGGGAGGACTGTGGCTGCCGGAGGTGGGGGTGGAGGAGGCTTACTGGCAGATGACGAGGACACCGAGGAAGAAGAGGGGTCCAACGAGGACAAAGGCAGAGAAAGGGAACCAAGAACACCTCCTACTGACGATGAAGAGGAGGGTGGTGAGGCCACAGATTTGGGTGCATTCTCTGAAGGGGGCTGCGTGGTGGTAGGTGTAGACCCCTGGGGCACGGATGGGCTGGGTGGACTGGATGGCGGAAGTGTGGGGCTGGTTTGAGTCGGGCAGTCGTCGGCTAGAAAAGAAGGCTCTGGGGTTTTGCAGCTGCTGTCCACAGTCTGAGAGTCTGGTGAAGACTCTCTGGTGTCCCGCAAGGGAGCAGTAGAAGGTGGGGGTGTACGGGCTGGTGAGGAGGTGGGTGGCAGAACACTtgtgaaggaggaggaggaagaagaagacgacgaaCAAGGAACAGGGCCTGCTTGGCCGGAGTGTGGACTGACGGGCTTGCTTGCATCTCCAGCAGTAGAAAGAACCTCTTGAGAAACTCCACTCCAGCCTTCTGATGTTGCTTTTGATTGGCTCCCATCTCCAGTAGCCGTATCTGATGCGCCACCTTTTTCCCTAACTTTCTTGGCCAAGCGACGGCGGCGCTTGGTTGCCAATGTTGATGAAGGGGAGGAGGTAGAGGAGGAAGTAGACGTGATAGAGCCAGGCTTTGTTTTCTTCGGTTTGGTTCCCACAGAACTTGTTAAAGAGGATGGTGGTGCTGCTAGGCTGTTTCGCTTGCCCAGAATTGCCAGATCTTTATTGCGGACTCCTACTGACAGAGGCTCAGTGCAAGGTTTTAGGAAAGGTGACCTGCTCTCATTATCCCTACAGAAGACTACAGCAATTGAACCACCCACCACAGACCCCCCAGAAcctcctccagctcctccagGACCAAGGAGGTCCATACCCAGCTTACCGGAGCCAATTGACGTTCCAGTGGTGCTACTCACACCCTCACGCACCATAACAGACACTTTGGACTGAAGCTTGCCTTTCCGACTGCTGCTCTCTTTCTTAGATTTGCTGGAGCGACCCAAATCTTTTTTACTGTCTTTGTCCCACATTTTGTCTTTCCCTACCTTCCTGGTTCTCTTGGCTACTGGAAAGCCAGCTGAGACAGGAGCAGAATCAGACATGACTGACAGAGAAGATGGGCATTTACTTTTGGTTTTATTGGAAGAGGACGACGACTGAGTCAATTTCTTTGATGTGCGATCTTTCTTTTTCGGGTGATGTTCAGTCTTTGGGGTTGTTTTAGATTTGGAACTAGGTGCAGGTGGATCAGGGGGGTGGGCTGCTGGAGGTGTATCTTCCAAGGATGGGTAGTCTGAGTCCAAAGCCTCACCATCTAAAGACAACACGTCTAGCTCCAATTTATTGGAATAACGGTCCGACTCATATCTGTGGTACCGTGGAGGCGACAGTGACTGCGAGCGGCTATGACAAGTTCCCCGTTCCATCTCTTCCCCACCTGAGTGCcatcttctcttcttcttcctcttgtgGGGCATGTCTAAGTTTTGTACAATTCGACATGGAGAGGCTTGAGTGAGTATAGGAGAGCCTGGTACCGTGGTGGTGGTTGTGGTAGTGGTGACTGTGATGGTTCGCTTAATGGCAAAAAGGTCAGAACCATTCAGGTCCTGAATAGATGGTGGGACAACAGGGCGCCCATCTCGGCGACAATCCCTCTCATGCTCCCGGGGTCTTTTACCCTCTCCTCTCTCCCTACTTCTTCTGGGCCTCTTTGAAATGTCCCGCTCTCTGCTGCGTGAATGAAACCTCTGTTTCCTCTCATCCTTTCTTGAGCTAGAACGTCGATCTCTTTCATCTCTTCTCTGGCTAACGGTGTGGCTTCGTTCACTCTCTCTATGCCTGTCTCGTTCAGTTTTTGGgcttctgtctctctctctacctctgTCCCGgtctctttccctctctctaTGGCGTTCCACAGAAGGGCTAGAGAAGGAGTGTCTCCTGTGGCTGTCTCGTCTAGAAGAGTTGCGCGATCGTGAAGCCTCTGGGCTACTGTGCTGCGTTTTCTTTCTCTTCTGACTACTACTTCTGCTGCTTCTCCTGCTTTTACACTCTTTATCGATCTTCTCTCCTGGCTTCTTTTCTCTGCTCCTTTCCCGCTCTCCCTccttgtcttttcttttctttcgctTCTCATCCTTCTCCATAGCCTTCCTATCCTTGCTTCTCTGTCTCTTCTGGTCTTTGGAACCTTTGGAGGACTTACGATTTATGTTTCCTTGCTCAGCAGCAGGAGCAAGAGGGGAAGAAGGTATCAAGTTGACAGGTGGAGAAGGGGGAGGTGGTGGCTGAGAAGTGAGTGGAGATGAACCAGGAAAGGCAAGATATCTTTCCTTCCTCTTGCTGACCAGTTTCCTTCT is a window of Vanacampus margaritifer isolate UIUO_Vmar chromosome 2, RoL_Vmar_1.0, whole genome shotgun sequence DNA encoding:
- the scaf1 gene encoding uncharacterized protein scaf1, with protein sequence MDLTSASGLKRRLAASCSPTAQREIARSPPHRSPSLSRSSPSSDRSSPSSASSSPCANSSVFQNHQTRGSGLVRVSSTSASLAVSSLSTSKATLESFPNTLLQSAVDYQEEGSKKEIYDPFHPTEVEKDGKTEEDEGEKYDPFEPTGSPASDDDDENGKITEALTTVKREIDEEKQEEHPDSTDIFSDPVSPPLAPQLTHRRRVDYSTTKIRVKRERANSDHSEIEEGEIVVAIERDVGSKRTVGENISLNSPKITFYDPKPERILRVLDGDGFVSVCADSNWEVDREPEDELVVGVEDLRRKLVSKRKERYLAFPGSSPLTSQPPPPPSPPVNLIPSSPLAPAAEQGNINRKSSKGSKDQKRQRSKDRKAMEKDEKRKKRKDKEGERERSREKKPGEKIDKECKSRRSSRSSSQKRKKTQHSSPEASRSRNSSRRDSHRRHSFSSPSVERHRERERDRDRGRERDRSPKTERDRHRESERSHTVSQRRDERDRRSSSRKDERKQRFHSRSRERDISKRPRRSRERGEGKRPREHERDCRRDGRPVVPPSIQDLNGSDLFAIKRTITVTTTTTTTTVPGSPILTQASPCRIVQNLDMPHKRKKKRRWHSGGEEMERGTCHSRSQSLSPPRYHRYESDRYSNKLELDVLSLDGEALDSDYPSLEDTPPAAHPPDPPAPSSKSKTTPKTEHHPKKKDRTSKKLTQSSSSSNKTKSKCPSSLSVMSDSAPVSAGFPVAKRTRKVGKDKMWDKDSKKDLGRSSKSKKESSSRKGKLQSKVSVMVREGVSSTTGTSIGSGKLGMDLLGPGGAGGGSGGSVVGGSIAVVFCRDNESRSPFLKPCTEPLSVGVRNKDLAILGKRNSLAAPPSSLTSSVGTKPKKTKPGSITSTSSSTSSPSSTLATKRRRRLAKKVREKGGASDTATGDGSQSKATSEGWSGVSQEVLSTAGDASKPVSPHSGQAGPVPCSSSSSSSSSFTSVLPPTSSPARTPPPSTAPLRDTRESSPDSQTVDSSCKTPEPSFLADDCPTQTSPTLPPSSPPSPSVPQGSTPTTTQPPSENAPKSVASPPSSSSSVGGVLGSLSLPLSSLDPSSSSVSSSSASKPPPPPPPAATVLPWSLQTGVDCTTGGVLALTALLFKMEEANIASRAKAQEFIQATSQILSQANQSQSQAPSAASLTSSQNPPPPPTLPPPPALSPAQFILQSSLPLVGCTKTPPSHLHPTLGGGCAQTPPPVMSVGLPGFTGSSGDSFWDSDSKDPDKYLKKLHTQERAVEEVKLAIKPYYQRKDINKDEYKDILRKAVHKICHSRTGEINPVKVSNLVKLYVQRYKYFRKHGRKMDEEDRDDREQGGAF